The DNA sequence TCGCGATCTGGGTCGACGGTGAGCTCGTCGTCAATCTGTGGGCCGGCTGGGCCGATGAGGCGCGCACCCGTCCCTGGACCGAGGACACCTTGGCGCCGGTCTACTCCGGGACCAAGGGATTGATGAGCACCTGCGTCCATATGCTCGTCGAGCGCGGCGTGCTCGACCTGCATGCGCCGGTCGCCCGGTACTGGCCCGAATTCGGCCAGGCCGGAAAGGAATCCATCACGCTGGCCATGGTGCTTGGGCATCGCTCGGGTGTGATTGGACCGCGCACCCGGCTGACGCCGGAGCAGGCCGCCAACTGGGACGAGGTGTGCGAACACATCGCGAGGGCGACGCCGTGGTGGGAGCCCGGAACCGCGCAGGGCTACCACATGGCGACGTTCGGGTTCATCCTGGGCGAGGTCGTCCGTCGGACCACCGGTCAGACGCTCGGGCAGTTCCTGCGTACCGAGATCGCCGAGCCGTACGGCCTCGATGTACACGTCGGACTGCCGCACAGCGAGCACCATCGGTGCGCGGAGTTGATCAACAAGCCGTTCCTGCGCGACGTATTCCGCGGTGCTCCCGGGGAATTCGACTGCATGAGTGATCACCCGCTGGCGGGCCCGCTCATCTCGGGTGACTTCATCCCCGACGACGAGATTGCCCGTAAGGACATTGCCCTGTGGCGGGCGCTGGAGTTCCCCGGGACCAATGCCCACGTTTCGGCGCTGGGTCTGGCCACCTTCTACAACGCGATGGCGCTCGGCAAGCTGCTCAGCCATGACCACATGGATGTGGTGCGGGTGTCGCAGGGCGGGTTCGATCCCGATGTGGTGCTGGGCCCCCGGGTGGCCAACCACGGATGGGGGCTGGGCTACATGCTCAACCAGCGCTGCTATGCCGGGCCCAATCAGAAGACGTTCGGGCACGGCGGGTCTGGTGGTTCGTACGCCTTCGTCGACCTGGAGCACCGCATCGGCTACTCGTACGTGATGAACCAGTTCGATGTGACCAAGGCGGATGCCGATCCTCGTAGTGTGCGGCTGATCAACGAGCTCTACAGCACGTTGGGGGTGTCGCCGGCGGGAGAGTCGCTGTGACGGCGACGATCCCGGAGGTTCACGCCCCGCCGCGCACCACAACCCTGCCGATCTCTCATTTGGACTTCGTCGATCAGGCGTCCTTCCTGGGGCTGCGAGCCACCGAGCTGTCGACGCTGGGACAGATGGTCTGGGTGTACGAACGCGATATCGATACCGACCGGTTGCGCAGA is a window from the Mycobacteroides salmoniphilum genome containing:
- a CDS encoding serine hydrolase domain-containing protein encodes the protein MSTSLDIAVNGTSSPDFDNVRRAFALNFLENDELGAAVAIWVDGELVVNLWAGWADEARTRPWTEDTLAPVYSGTKGLMSTCVHMLVERGVLDLHAPVARYWPEFGQAGKESITLAMVLGHRSGVIGPRTRLTPEQAANWDEVCEHIARATPWWEPGTAQGYHMATFGFILGEVVRRTTGQTLGQFLRTEIAEPYGLDVHVGLPHSEHHRCAELINKPFLRDVFRGAPGEFDCMSDHPLAGPLISGDFIPDDEIARKDIALWRALEFPGTNAHVSALGLATFYNAMALGKLLSHDHMDVVRVSQGGFDPDVVLGPRVANHGWGLGYMLNQRCYAGPNQKTFGHGGSGGSYAFVDLEHRIGYSYVMNQFDVTKADADPRSVRLINELYSTLGVSPAGESL